From a region of the Tiliqua scincoides isolate rTilSci1 chromosome 4, rTilSci1.hap2, whole genome shotgun sequence genome:
- the TIMM17A gene encoding mitochondrial import inner membrane translocase subunit Tim17-A isoform X2, with product MGAIGGGIFQAIKGFRNSPVGVNYRLRGSLTAIKTRAPQLGGSFAVWGGLFSMIDCSMVKARGKEDPWNSITSGALTGAILAARNGPIAMVGSAAMGGILLALIEGAGILLTRFASAQFPNGPQFAEDPSQLQPSPFGDYRQYQ from the exons ATGGGAGCCATTGGTGGTGGCATCTTTCAAGCTATTAAAGGGTTTAGAAATTCCCCAGTG gGTGTAAATTATCGTTTGCGGGGTAGTTTGACAGCAATTAAAACCAGAGCACCACAACTGGGAG GTAGTTTTGCTGTTTGGGGTGGCCTCTTTTCTATGATTGACTGTAGTATGGTGAAAGCAAGAGGAAAAGAAGATCCTTGGAACTCTATCACCAGTGGTGCATTAACTGGAGCCATATTAGCTGCAAGAA ATGGACCAATTGCCATGGTTGGGTCTGCAGCGATGGGAGGAATTCTTCTAGCTCTAATTGAAGGAGCAGGTATCCTATTAACGAGGTTTGCATCTGCACAGTTTCCAAATG gaCCTCAGTTTGCAGAAGACCCTTCTCAGTTACAGCCCTCTCCATTTGGAGACTACAGGCAATATCAATGA
- the TIMM17A gene encoding mitochondrial import inner membrane translocase subunit Tim17-A isoform X1 translates to MEEYAREPCPWRIVDDCGGAFTMGAIGGGIFQAIKGFRNSPVGVNYRLRGSLTAIKTRAPQLGGSFAVWGGLFSMIDCSMVKARGKEDPWNSITSGALTGAILAARNGPIAMVGSAAMGGILLALIEGAGILLTRFASAQFPNGPQFAEDPSQLQPSPFGDYRQYQ, encoded by the exons CCCCTGGAGAATAGTGGATGACTGTGGTGGTGCCTTCACCATGGGAGCCATTGGTGGTGGCATCTTTCAAGCTATTAAAGGGTTTAGAAATTCCCCAGTG gGTGTAAATTATCGTTTGCGGGGTAGTTTGACAGCAATTAAAACCAGAGCACCACAACTGGGAG GTAGTTTTGCTGTTTGGGGTGGCCTCTTTTCTATGATTGACTGTAGTATGGTGAAAGCAAGAGGAAAAGAAGATCCTTGGAACTCTATCACCAGTGGTGCATTAACTGGAGCCATATTAGCTGCAAGAA ATGGACCAATTGCCATGGTTGGGTCTGCAGCGATGGGAGGAATTCTTCTAGCTCTAATTGAAGGAGCAGGTATCCTATTAACGAGGTTTGCATCTGCACAGTTTCCAAATG gaCCTCAGTTTGCAGAAGACCCTTCTCAGTTACAGCCCTCTCCATTTGGAGACTACAGGCAATATCAATGA